Genomic DNA from Desulfurivibrio alkaliphilus AHT 2:
TTCCCCAGTTTGTCTCCACTTTCGACCGGGCCGGGATTGAGCTGCCCCTGCCCACGGTACTCAGCATTGCCATGTACCGGCTGCTCACCGAGCACTGGTTGGTGCTGCTGGTAGTTCTGGCGGCGGGTTTTTTCGGGCTGCGGGCGTACTTTAATTCGGCGGCGGGCTATGTGGTCAAGGGGCACCTGCTGTTGCGCCTGCCCATTGTCGGCCCGCTCTTTTTGCGCAGCGCCATGTCCCGTTTTTCCAGCATCTTTGCCATTCTGCTGGCCAGCGGGGTAACGGTGATGGAGTCGCTGGCCATTATCTCCGAGGTCATCGGCAACGGTGCCATCTCCCGGGAGTTTGAAAAGCTCAAGGCCAAGATCGAAGAGGGGCGGGGAATCGGCGGCCCCCTGCGGCAGGCCCGCTATTTCCCGCCGCTGGTGATCAACATGGTGGAAATCGGCGAGGAATCCGGCTCGCTGGATGAAATGCTGCAGGCGGTGGCTAACCACTACGACTCCGAGGTGGAGTACGCGGTCAAACGCCTCTCCGATGCCCTGGGCCCCATCCTGGTGGTGGGCCTGGCGGCGGTGGTGGGCTTTTTCGCCCTGGCCATCTTCATGCCCATGTGGGATCTAACCCAGATGGTGTAACACCCTAAAAAACTTGGCTTAGTCACCGATAGCTGGTATCATGAAAAAAGTAACTTATATTAACAAATGAAAACAGTTTGGCCCCGCTTGGGGGCAGACACGGGAAGGTAGAATCAATTAGACAGGAGGCGAAAAGATGGCACAGAGAAAGTTAACCCGCTCCCAGGGAGGTTTTACCCTCATTGAAATCATCGCCGTGCTGGTGATCTTGGGCATTCTAGCCGCGGTGGCGATACCGCGGTTTATTGATTTGCAGAGTGAATCACAAGAAAAAGCGGTGGAGGCTGCTTTAGGGGCAGCTAGTTCTAACGTGACCATGAGTTACGCACGGTTTCTGCTTGTCAATTCTGCTGCTCCTACGGGTATAGATGGAAATGCCTGGACTGGTGCGGCTGGGACTACTAATCAGACAATTGAAACCAGTCGTTCCCGATTTGGCCGCCTGCCCAACAACTTGATGCCACTGGCAGCCGGTTTCACATTTTTTCGGTGGTTATTCAGGGCTGATAGCACCCAATCGCCACTGTTATTGGCCGAGCTGGCCGAAATATAGTCGATTTGGCCGTTTTTTGGCAACAGCACTCCGCTGCAGCCGTCGGCAGTGTCCGACAGACGTTCTGATCTTTGACAAAATATTCCCCCGGCCGGGTGGCCGGTGCCGGTCATTCCAACTGCGGCAGGGGTTTGCCCCGGCCGACGATGTGGAGCAGGATCGCCTCCATGGACGGGCAATCCAGCAGTTCAAAACGGTTTCTGATCCCCGACCAGAGTCGCCGTTTACGTTTACGGAAAACCAGCGCCTCCCTGAACAGCGGACAACAGAGCTGCTGAACCTGGTCCACCAGAAAGGCCAGTACCGTGAGGTGAACGAAGACGGCGGAAAGGTGCTTTTGCCCCAGGCCGTAGTTGTGCTCCAGGTTGTAGCCCTGGTTCTTGAGGGTGTTGAAGGTCTCGTTTTCAATCCGCCACCTGGCCCGGCCAGCCCGCATGATCTGGTAGACGTTGGCGGCGGTGATTTCCAGGTCGGTGACCCAACTGAAGCGGATGACCTTGCCCTTGCCGTCAAGCTGCCAGTACTCCAGCAGGTTTACCCGAACCTCCGGATTAGACTTGTTGAGCGCCAGATCGTTAACGAAACGGTAGGTGTGGAGAATATCCGGCTGCTGCTCGTCGGCCCGGGATAACTCCACCGCCTGGCCAGCCCTGAGTGCCTCATCCATCTGTTCGAAGAGATGACCATGATCTCCCGGCTTGGCCCCCAGGATGAAGTGGTGACCATCCTGACGCAGATCCTCGATATGGGGTGCGTTGGAGCTGAGACCATCTTCGATCACCACGCACTTAAGGTGGGGATGCTCCCGCCGGAACTCGGTCAAAAATCGCCGGGCGGCCTTGCGCTCGCAGTCCTGCTTCTTGCTGCCATCCTGCTGGACGATCATCTCCGGACAAAGCGGAATCACTTCCCGCTGCTCGGGATGAACAATGGCCGCCCCCAGCATCTGCTGGTAGTATTCCACCTGCCCGTTGCGCTTGCGCTTCTTCAGGCAGTATGGCGAGCCGACCTTCTCCGAGGAGTAGATGCCGGTGCCGTCCAGGGCCAGCAGATAGTGGCCGTCTAGCCAAGTCATCTTTTCCAGCACCTTGCCTCGTTGAAGCTGGCGGAAGATGCTGCGGAACGGCCGCCGCAGATGCCGGGGGTCCACCTCATCGCAGATGGTTCGCATCTGGCTGTCGCTGGGGATATCGTTTACTTTGTACACTCCGTGCAGGCAGGTGGGGTCTTCCCGCCACTCATCCTCGAAGGCCAGCAGGGAGGGATGCTTGAGGGAGAACATGGCAAAGCCGCTGGTCAGCGCGTCCACCAGGGAGATACTGGCGTTGGCGGCCCGGTGGTCGGCGATCTTGCCGAAATCCTCCCGAATAGTGGTGATGAGGGCGTCGAAGTTCAAGTGCTTGCGCTGGCTGATTTTATCTTGACGACGGCTGGCGAGTTGCTTTTGGCGAATGAGTTGGTGGACATTCATGGCGATCTCCTTGTAGGTTGTTGATTTTCCTACAAAAATCGCATCCACCCTCTCAAGGATTTGTCAAGCTGAAAATCGCCTCCGGCGTAAATTTATCATTTTGTTTTATCGTTGTTATTGCTTATGGCCGTATCCGGCAAACACTACTTGCCAGACGCATCATGCCATGGTTAAAAAGTTTACGAAAGACAGAAAATTGTATAACGTGAAATCAATGAGTTATATTAAGTTGGGAACTGCTGAATTGAAACAGATTTAGGCGATTTTACCGCATCCTACTCGTATGAAGATGGAGAAGTAACTATAGAGATTACAGGTGGTCCTGATTGGTTTGATGCTTATACAGGGGAAGATGAAAAGACATTCACAGTGCAATAAAGGCTGGTTGAGGTCAACTCTTGTAATGCAACACCTCTGATCTGAGGAACAAAGGGGGACGTACATAAAATTATAAGTTTCCCAACCTGACCCTGACCTTTTCAGTGAACGGTCAAGAGCGTCAAACACGACATCGAAGCCCCAACTCCGGTTGCATTCTGCACTGGAGTTGGGGCTTTGACGTGCAAAAGGGGTCTGACCCCTTTTCTGTTTCCCGCCAGGGGAAAGCATCCGCTGTTTTCCGGGCGGCAAAAAAGGGGGCCAGGCCATGCGTGTTTGGGATATTCACCCCGGTTACCTGAACCGGCAAAGCCTGTTGGGTGAACACCGGGAGTTGCACGGTATTGTGGCCATTATCAGCCAAGGCAAAAAGGGCTACGCCAACCATCCGGAAACCAGGCGCTGGCAGAGTTACGGCTGGGCGCTGCAGCAACGGCACCGCCTGTTGGCCTGCGAGATGGCCCTGCGCGGCTTCACCGATCGCAGCCCGGTTGCATTGACCGGCAGTGAAGGCAACTGGCCGGCCGTTTACCTGGATGAGCCGGCCGCCCAGTATCGGCTGCTGGGCCAAAAATACCAGCATAAGGAGCAGGGCCGGATTCCACTGCCCCGCAACAGCCAGCAACTCTGGGCCCAGCACAAGTATTCGGTGCTGGCCCGCGACCCAGGGCTGTACCAAAAGATCGGCGCCAGCCTGGCCCGCCCGGGCAACCGGGGCTTCGCCCCGCTGGCCCGGCTGCTGGCCGAAACCCTGCGCTTGCCCCCCAGCCCCGGCGGCATCGGCAATGCGGCACAACACCTCTGGGGCTACGTCTCCGGCCCGGACTGCGGTGGCAAGCCCCCGGAGCTCGCCTCCTGGTCGCCGGCCGAACTGCTCCGGGAAACCCAGCAAAGAACCATGGCCAACCAGGTAACTTACCTCCTCCACTCCACCGCCCTGAGCGACCTGGCAGCCTGGCCGGATAGCCCTTGAATTTGTCCTGCCGATCTACAGCATCGGCGGTGCGCTTTTGGATGAAAACGGTTGACGCCCCGGTGATTTTGCCTTAAATCCTTAGGCTGTTCTGGTGGTTTTTCCCTTTTGTCTGCAAGGCGAGTTTTATGGCTAAAGAAACTTTTATGAGCAAGTGGGGCCTGGTGATCAGGCAGTTTGTGGCCATTGCGATCCTGCTGGGTTTGCTGACGGCGGTGGTGGTGAGCCGGATGGAAGGCGGCGGGCCCGAGTATAACGCGCAGGTGGCCGAGCTGAAAAGTCACCTGCGCCATGCCAAGCAGCGGGCCGAGGAGGCCGCTGTAACCGGAGATTACCAGTTCTGGGGGATCAAAAGAAACGGGAGCAGCTACCAGTTGGTGGTCATCGATGCCGAAGGCAACCGGTTCCACCGGCTGCTGCCGGGGCAGGAGCGGATTTACATAGAGGCCGACCGGCTGAACTTTGTCGATGCCTTCCGGGTGGTTTATTTCGATGACCAGGGCCGCCCCCATGTGGGCGAACCGCCGCGCCCGGCCACCCGCGACGTGGCGATCACCACCGGTTACCGGCCGGTTAGGGTGATTAGCAACACCGGGGTTATTCCCTAACCTGGCGTACCAGCAGTTCCCGTACCGCCGCCCGGCCATCCAGGCCCTCCGCCTCCAGCCAGTAATTATGGCGCCCTGCCAGCCAGTAGTAATGTTCCCGCCCCTGGCCATGCACCCGGATCACCTGCCGGCCGTCAAGCAGCAACTCATGCCGGTCGCTGAAAAACGGGGTGTCGGGCATGCGCCGATCCATTTCCCGATATAGAAAAAGAGCCTCTTCCTCGGAAGGGGAAATCCCCAGCCAGACCACCAGCTTGCGGCCCGGTTCGCCATAGCTTACCTGGTAGGCCTCGGTAAAACCGATGGCTGTGCCGTGCAGGCGGCCCAGGCGCCGTTGGGCCGCCGGGCCGCTGATCAGCTCGGTTTGCTCCAGCCCGGCCAACTGTTGCGGCAGGGGGGGCGGCTCGGCTGCCCGCTGGTGAGGGTAGAAAATAAACCAGGCCATAACGGCCAGTGCCCCCAGGGCAAAGAGATAAAAAAAGCGGCGAGTGTCGGTGCTGGTTGGAGTTGGCATGATTAAGTCCGTAGGTAAGCTTGGCTGATCGCTCGAAGATGCGGTGCTGATGAGCGATCACGTTTCAGGTAACTTCCAGGGCTTTAAGGGGGTTGATACCCCAGCGGGCCGGCAGCTCATGGCAGATGATCCGGTCGGCTCCTCCCTTGCCCGGTTTGGCCAGGTCAAGATCCCGGGGAAAAACCGCCCAGTCGCGGTTGGTATCATATACCAGGCGCACCACCGGCTGCAGCAGATTCTGGCCGGATTCCACCACCACCGCCAGCATGCCGCTTTCCAGCCGCACCAGGGTGCCCGGCGGGAAAATGCCGATGCACTTGATGAAACGCTGG
This window encodes:
- a CDS encoding type II secretion system F family protein, with protein sequence MAKFDYQATTESGRRLAGTIEAASPDEATELLWAQGMAPEKVTRAKESDTSSLLDLLLAGKPVKPQDVVLFTKQLRTLLKAGVAITRSLEILQDQSEHPQIKRSLERMVTDIEEGATLEAAFRRHPKIFSKLYCSMIRAGEASGSLPEVLDRLSYILEHENKVKNDINTALAYPKIVSLALLGAFLFLLTMVIPQFVSTFDRAGIELPLPTVLSIAMYRLLTEHWLVLLVVLAAGFFGLRAYFNSAAGYVVKGHLLLRLPIVGPLFLRSAMSRFSSIFAILLASGVTVMESLAIISEVIGNGAISREFEKLKAKIEEGRGIGGPLRQARYFPPLVINMVEIGEESGSLDEMLQAVANHYDSEVEYAVKRLSDALGPILVVGLAAVVGFFALAIFMPMWDLTQMV
- a CDS encoding DUF1722 domain-containing protein; this encodes MRVWDIHPGYLNRQSLLGEHRELHGIVAIISQGKKGYANHPETRRWQSYGWALQQRHRLLACEMALRGFTDRSPVALTGSEGNWPAVYLDEPAAQYRLLGQKYQHKEQGRIPLPRNSQQLWAQHKYSVLARDPGLYQKIGASLARPGNRGFAPLARLLAETLRLPPSPGGIGNAAQHLWGYVSGPDCGGKPPELASWSPAELLRETQQRTMANQVTYLLHSTALSDLAAWPDSP
- a CDS encoding type II secretion system protein, with translation MAQRKLTRSQGGFTLIEIIAVLVILGILAAVAIPRFIDLQSESQEKAVEAALGAASSNVTMSYARFLLVNSAAPTGIDGNAWTGAAGTTNQTIETSRSRFGRLPNNLMPLAAGFTFFRWLFRADSTQSPLLLAELAEI
- a CDS encoding transposase, which gives rise to MNVHQLIRQKQLASRRQDKISQRKHLNFDALITTIREDFGKIADHRAANASISLVDALTSGFAMFSLKHPSLLAFEDEWREDPTCLHGVYKVNDIPSDSQMRTICDEVDPRHLRRPFRSIFRQLQRGKVLEKMTWLDGHYLLALDGTGIYSSEKVGSPYCLKKRKRNGQVEYYQQMLGAAIVHPEQREVIPLCPEMIVQQDGSKKQDCERKAARRFLTEFRREHPHLKCVVIEDGLSSNAPHIEDLRQDGHHFILGAKPGDHGHLFEQMDEALRAGQAVELSRADEQQPDILHTYRFVNDLALNKSNPEVRVNLLEYWQLDGKGKVIRFSWVTDLEITAANVYQIMRAGRARWRIENETFNTLKNQGYNLEHNYGLGQKHLSAVFVHLTVLAFLVDQVQQLCCPLFREALVFRKRKRRLWSGIRNRFELLDCPSMEAILLHIVGRGKPLPQLE